The sequence CGAGGACGTCCGCGCCGTCCCCGGCGAACTCGGCGGCATCCCGACCGTCGACGTCACCACCGGCGGCGCGCCGTCGGGAGCGACGCTGTACTTCCACGGCGGCGGCTACGCCCTCGGGTCCGCCGCGGCAGGCGTCAACCTGGCGGCCGACATCGCTCGCCGCACCGGTACCACCGTCCATTCCGTGGACTACCGCCTCGCGCCGGAGAACCCGTTCCCGGCCGCGGTCGACGACGCGCTGGCGGCCTACCGCGGGCTGCTCGACCGCGGCATACCGGCCGAGGAGATCGCCGTCAGCGGCGAATCCGCCGGTGGAGGACTCGCCGTGGCCCTCCTGGTCGTGATCAAGGAGGCCGGCCTCCCCCGGCCTGCGGTCGCCGCCGTCCTCTCCCCGTGGGCGGACCTCACCCTGGCCGGCCGCAGCCACGTGACCAAGGCCGCCCTCGACCCGGCCCTCACCCGGGAGGGGCTCGCCACCCGCGCCGCCGACTACCTCGCCGGCACCGACCCGCGCAGCCCCCTCGCCAGCCCCCTCTTCGCCGACCTGCGCGGGCTGCCCCCGCTGCTGATCCAGGCCGGCAGCCACGAGGTCCTGCTCGACGACGCCGTCCGGCTGGCCGCGAAGGCCGCCGACGACGACGTGGCGGTCACCCTGCGGACGTTCCCGGGCGCGCCCCACGTCTTCCAGGGCTTCGCCGACATGCTCCCCGAAGGCGCCCGGGCCCTGGACGACGTCGGCGCGTTCGTCCGCGGCCGCCTCGGCCGGCAGGCCGTCTGACGCACCGGCCCGCAGACTGGGACGGCCGCCTGGTCCCAGCACAGGGGGCGTTCCCGCCCCCGCACAGAAGCAGACACAACGAGGAGCGAACCATGCGAGCCGTACGATTCCACCGTTACGGAGGCACCGAGGTGCTCGACGTCGAGGACGTCGAACCGCGAGCCCTCCAACCGCACGACGTGCTGGTCCGGATGCGCGCCGCGGGCATCAACCCGGGCGAGGCGAAGATCCGCAGCGGCGAGCTGCGCGAGCGCCTCCCGGCGACCTTCCCCTCCGGACAGGGCAGCGACCTGGCCGGCACCGTGGTGGGAATCGGCCCCGACGTCACCCGGTGGCAGGTCGGCGACGACGTCCTCGGCTGGTCCTGGGAGCGTTCCAGCCAGGCAGAGTACGTCGCCGTCCCCGAGGACCAGCTCGTCGCCAAGCCCGAGGGCCTGGCCTGGGAGGTCGCGGGCGCCCTGTACGTGTCCGGCTGCACCGCCTACGCGGCCGTCGCCGCCGTCGCCCCTCGACCGGGCGAGACCGTCGTCGTCAGCGCGGCCTCCGGGGGCGTGGGGAGCATCGCCGTCCAACTGGTGCGCCGCGCCGGCGCGGACGTGGTCGCCGTCGCCTCCGCCCGCCACCAGGACTGGCTGGAGGCCCACGACGCCACCGTCGTCCCGTACGGCGAGGGCGTCGCGGAGCGGGTGCGGCAGGCGGCCGGGAAGGCGCCGGACGCGTTCCTCGACTTCTACGGCGGCGACTACGTCCGCCTCGCCGTCGACCTCGGCGTCCCCCCGGACCGGATCAACACCATCGACTACGCGGCGGCCGCCACGTACGGGACCCGGTCGGACGCGAGCGCCGAGGGCACCAAACCCGAGATCCTCGCCGAACTCGCCGGGCTGGCGGCCACCGGGGCCCTGGAGGTCCCGATCAGCGCGGTCCACCCGCTGGCGGAGGTGCGGCAGGCGTTCGATCAGCTCGAACACGCCCACCCGCTCGGCAAGATCGTGCTCGTCCCCTGACCGGCGCCGGACGTCCGGCACGCCCCCGCGAGCCCGCGCGGGTCAGGCCGGCGGCCGGGTGGTGGTGACGGTGAACAGGCCGCCGTCGGGGTCGCGCAGTTCGGCGTAGGCACCGGAGTGCGTGCTGCCCTGGCGGATCAGGGTGCCGCCGAGACCGCGGGCGGCGGCCACGCAGGCGCCGGTGTCCGGGACGGCGAACTGCACGTCCCAGTGCGGCCGCACCGTCGGGTCCGGGTCGGCCTCGACCGCCCCTGAGCTGAGCCGGGCGACCACGGCGCCGCCGCTGCGCACGACGACCTCCTCGTGTTCGTAGTCGACGGTGCAGCCGTCCGGGCTGCCGTCGGCCCACTGCAGGACGCCGCCGTAGAAGATCGCGGCCTCGAAGGCGTCGCGGGTACGCAGCCGGAGCACCACCGGCCCCTGGTCGTGCCAGGTCTCCCAGCCCCTGGGCAGCCGCCCGTCCCACACGCCGAAGACGGCGCCGTCGCGGTCGGCGGCGACCAGGGCGCGGCCGGAGGCGAACGCGACCGGTCCGAGCGCGACGGTCGCGCTGCGCTCGCGGATGCGGCCGGCGGCTTCGTCCACCTGGGGGACGAAGAAGTACGGGGTCCAGCCGACCGCGATCTGGAGGTCGGTGGCGACGGCGCCGATGCCCGCGACCGGGCGGCCGTCGCTGAGGGCGACCGCGAAGTGGTCGCCGAGCGTGGTGTTGCGGAACTCCCAGCCCAGCACGCTGCCGTAGAACTTCTCGGACGCCTGGAGGTCGCGCGCGGTGAGGTTGGCCCAGCAGGGGGCTCCGCGGGGCGCGTCCGCGGCGGGCGCGATGGCGGTGGGCGCTGATGGGTGCTCGCTCGTCACTGTGGTGCCGTTCCGTTTCGGGGACAGGGAACTGCCGGGGGTCGGCCGGGTGCCTCGCGTCGCCTTCCCCGGTATGGCGTGATCATGCCTCGCGGTTCGCCCCGATCCGCTGGTTCCGGGCGGGCCGTGGGACGGCCGGCACCGGACCGGGGCTCGGCCGGAGTGCGGCCGTGTGCAGGACGTTACCGGCTCCGGG comes from Streptomyces sp. NBC_00448 and encodes:
- a CDS encoding alpha/beta hydrolase codes for the protein MAESPLAAIIDLLRTSPLDMGGDPHTMRLVFDEMMGSHPVPEDVRAVPGELGGIPTVDVTTGGAPSGATLYFHGGGYALGSAAAGVNLAADIARRTGTTVHSVDYRLAPENPFPAAVDDALAAYRGLLDRGIPAEEIAVSGESAGGGLAVALLVVIKEAGLPRPAVAAVLSPWADLTLAGRSHVTKAALDPALTREGLATRAADYLAGTDPRSPLASPLFADLRGLPPLLIQAGSHEVLLDDAVRLAAKAADDDVAVTLRTFPGAPHVFQGFADMLPEGARALDDVGAFVRGRLGRQAV
- a CDS encoding NADP-dependent oxidoreductase, which encodes MRAVRFHRYGGTEVLDVEDVEPRALQPHDVLVRMRAAGINPGEAKIRSGELRERLPATFPSGQGSDLAGTVVGIGPDVTRWQVGDDVLGWSWERSSQAEYVAVPEDQLVAKPEGLAWEVAGALYVSGCTAYAAVAAVAPRPGETVVVSAASGGVGSIAVQLVRRAGADVVAVASARHQDWLEAHDATVVPYGEGVAERVRQAAGKAPDAFLDFYGGDYVRLAVDLGVPPDRINTIDYAAAATYGTRSDASAEGTKPEILAELAGLAATGALEVPISAVHPLAEVRQAFDQLEHAHPLGKIVLVP
- a CDS encoding VOC family protein, whose amino-acid sequence is MTSEHPSAPTAIAPAADAPRGAPCWANLTARDLQASEKFYGSVLGWEFRNTTLGDHFAVALSDGRPVAGIGAVATDLQIAVGWTPYFFVPQVDEAAGRIRERSATVALGPVAFASGRALVAADRDGAVFGVWDGRLPRGWETWHDQGPVVLRLRTRDAFEAAIFYGGVLQWADGSPDGCTVDYEHEEVVVRSGGAVVARLSSGAVEADPDPTVRPHWDVQFAVPDTGACVAAARGLGGTLIRQGSTHSGAYAELRDPDGGLFTVTTTRPPA